Below is a window of Halococcus salsus DNA.
GTCTCCGAGAACGGGGCCGACTTCCCCGGCGAGATCCACCCCCGCGTGGTCTGGCACCGCGACAGCCCCGAGACCAGATATCAGTGTCTCCAGCACCTGCTCGACCTCGCCGACCCCGCGAACGGCGCGATCGAGCACATCGATGGCTTCGTGATCCCCGAGGTCGGCGACATCGACGACTGGAAGAAAGCGGACGAGTTCCTCACCATCGTCGAGAACGAGTACGGCTTCGAGGAGGGCTCCATCGCGATGTCGGTGATCATCGAGGCCGGCGAGTCCGAGCTCGCGATGGGGAAACTCCGCGACGAGATGGGCAAGGCCACCAACAACCTCGAACGCCTGTTCCTGTTCGTCGACGGTGAGGTCGACTACACCAAGGACATGCGCGCCATCACGCCCGCGGGCGACCTCCCGCCGTGGCCCGAACTCCGCCACAACACCTCGCGTGGGGCGAGCGCCAACGGCTGCATCGCGGTCGACGGCCCCTACGACGACATCCGCGACGTCGAGGGGTATCGCGAACGCATGACCGAGAACCAGGCCAAGGGAATGCTCGGCATCTGGTCGCTCACCCCCGGTCAGGTTGTCGAGGCGAACACGTCCCCGCTCCCGCCGGAGGAGGGAAGCTGGCTGCTCGACGACGGCAGCGACCAGGTCGAACTCACCGACGAGGGCGACGTGCAGGTCTACGAGGGCGACCGGGTCTCGCTCGAAGAGAGCGGCGACGAGTACGTCCTCCGCACGGGCGGCGACGAACAACACCTCGACGAGGACGACCTCCACGAGGAGTTGCTCAACATGGTCCAGTACGTCCCGAGCATGGACGACATCGTGGACTCGATGGAGGAGTTCGAGGAAGCGAGGGACGCCGGCACCGGCGCGATCGCGATGGAGCGCGCCACGACCATCGAGATCGACGGCGTCGAGGTCGACCTGAGTACGGACCGGATGTGGGACGAGGCGACCTACCAGGCCGCGATGACACCGGTCACGCTGTTCCAGGACGTCTACGAACACCGCCCGGACCAACACGACGACCTCGCGGAGATGTACGGCGAGGACGTCGTCGAGCGCGCGGTAGAGGTCGGGACGTAAGGGTCCCGTCCCGCCGCTTCGTCGGCGGTGGAGCGGTCGATCGGCCGTAACGGCTAACGACGGAGTTCCGACGGCCGCCAATAGACCTACAACGGCCGACCGACTCCGGGATCCGGAGGAGGCATTCCAATGGAACCGAACGAGGAGCCCGACCTGCCACCCGACCTCGCCGACCTCGGGGTCGGGGACGTGCTCCGCGACCGCCAGCACGATTCGTACTTCGAGGTCACCAGTATCGACGACCACGGGGTCGGGCTGTACGACGGCGAGACCGACTTCTACGTCCCGCACGCGCTGTTCGCGACAAAGTACGGCGCACGTCTCCACCCGATCGACGAGGCCGAGAGCCTCGACCCGCCCGACTGGGCGTAACCGGGGTGCGCGAAAGCTACAAGCCCCGATAGGACCTCGCTTGGAGGATGGGACAGCGGAGCCGGTGGTGAATCCGATGGACGACCGGCCGGACGACGTGTTCGAGCGCTTGACGGCCGAGCGCGTGCTCACGGAGCACCACCCGGTCTACGACGTCACCGCCCACGGTGCGACCGGCGACGGAACGACCGACGACACCGCCGCGGTCCAAGCCGCGCTCGACGCCGCCGACGAGGAGGGCGGCGGGGTCGTCTACCTCCCCGCCGGCACCTACTACACGACCTACAGCCTGCTCTACGGCTCCGACCTCGTGGTCTACGGCCCGGCGGCCACGATCGCGTTCGAGCCGAGCCACGAGGACGCCACAGCACTGGTCTCGAAG
It encodes the following:
- the aceB gene encoding malate synthase AceB, giving the protein MTERRHDRKFVRTFFTSPTALEGEDDSAKMIRSASGLRGMQAPDVWVPDNEDATAPSMRDEGVENIIEVVSENGADFPGEIHPRVVWHRDSPETRYQCLQHLLDLADPANGAIEHIDGFVIPEVGDIDDWKKADEFLTIVENEYGFEEGSIAMSVIIEAGESELAMGKLRDEMGKATNNLERLFLFVDGEVDYTKDMRAITPAGDLPPWPELRHNTSRGASANGCIAVDGPYDDIRDVEGYRERMTENQAKGMLGIWSLTPGQVVEANTSPLPPEEGSWLLDDGSDQVELTDEGDVQVYEGDRVSLEESGDEYVLRTGGDEQHLDEDDLHEELLNMVQYVPSMDDIVDSMEEFEEARDAGTGAIAMERATTIEIDGVEVDLSTDRMWDEATYQAAMTPVTLFQDVYEHRPDQHDDLAEMYGEDVVERAVEVGT